Proteins encoded within one genomic window of Corynebacterium aurimucosum:
- a CDS encoding FABP family protein: MSEQTNNENQTENTHPENTKIDGNAAVNQAAEAWKDAASRNIPTVDVADNPLPDETANLRQGPSLHDGLLGLLPLVGVWQGEGQAHSTDGEQYAFGQQLIIAHDGENYLTYTSRTWKIDSEGKPVGPDVRESGFWRISLKDEIEMTYTSSNGINEIFYGSLFNERAWQLESASTMVTETGPTNLGPGKRMYGLMPNNNLGWVDERLVDGEMRPFMSAELTRVAG, encoded by the coding sequence ATGAGCGAACAGACTAATAATGAAAACCAGACGGAAAATACCCACCCGGAGAACACCAAGATCGACGGCAACGCGGCCGTTAACCAAGCTGCTGAAGCGTGGAAGGATGCTGCCTCCCGCAACATTCCTACCGTTGATGTGGCTGATAATCCCCTGCCGGATGAGACGGCGAACCTACGCCAAGGCCCGTCACTGCACGATGGCCTCCTGGGACTTCTCCCCCTCGTCGGTGTCTGGCAGGGCGAAGGCCAGGCTCACAGCACCGACGGCGAACAGTACGCCTTTGGCCAGCAGCTCATCATCGCCCACGACGGTGAGAACTACCTGACCTACACCTCCCGCACCTGGAAGATCGATTCCGAGGGCAAACCGGTGGGCCCAGATGTCCGCGAGTCCGGATTCTGGCGCATCTCCCTCAAGGACGAGATTGAGATGACCTACACCTCCTCCAATGGCATCAACGAGATCTTCTACGGCTCGCTGTTCAACGAGCGCGCCTGGCAGCTGGAATCTGCGTCCACCATGGTCACGGAAACTGGGCCTACCAACCTCGGCCCCGGCAAGCGTATGTATGGCCTCATGCCGAACAACAACCTGGGCTGGGTAGATGAGCGGCTTGTCGACGGCGAAATGCGCCCCTTCATGTCCGCCGAGCTCACCCGCGTGGCAGGCTAA
- a CDS encoding aminodeoxychorismate lyase produces MSLQRRKEPVIYVVEPFGGSVRRHMPNLPLVYWDDAAVTRGDGIFESLLVRNGKAANFHRHAERFRHSARALDLPEPPMHKWQEATELAIADFYGPAGADGEEGSSLEAKCTWTYTRGRASTGVPTAWVVVQEVSDAVVAQRATGVKVMSTPRLWQVAEELPAKTLNYAATMATLRLARERGFDDVIFTDPDTGLVLEGATSTVVAVKGAKLRTPAGKGILPGTTQAALFEYASDQGYRCKAKELDLRYLEEADSVWLVSSVRTAVRVTRLDGKKLKAPANAEEIRALIDAALAR; encoded by the coding sequence ATGAGCCTTCAGCGCAGGAAAGAGCCGGTCATCTACGTTGTGGAACCGTTTGGAGGGTCGGTGCGGCGTCATATGCCGAACCTTCCGTTGGTCTATTGGGATGATGCCGCGGTGACGCGCGGCGACGGGATCTTCGAGTCCCTCCTCGTCCGTAATGGCAAGGCCGCTAATTTTCACCGCCACGCGGAGCGCTTCCGGCATTCCGCCCGCGCGCTCGATCTGCCGGAGCCGCCGATGCACAAGTGGCAAGAAGCCACTGAGCTGGCCATCGCGGACTTCTATGGCCCCGCCGGCGCGGATGGAGAGGAGGGCTCGTCGCTAGAAGCCAAGTGCACGTGGACTTATACCCGGGGCCGCGCCTCCACCGGTGTGCCCACGGCCTGGGTGGTGGTTCAGGAGGTTTCAGACGCGGTTGTGGCACAGCGCGCTACCGGCGTCAAGGTGATGAGCACCCCGCGCCTGTGGCAAGTAGCGGAGGAGCTACCTGCGAAAACGCTGAATTATGCGGCCACAATGGCTACGCTGCGCCTGGCACGCGAGCGTGGGTTTGATGATGTGATCTTTACTGATCCCGATACGGGACTGGTGCTGGAAGGCGCCACCTCTACCGTGGTGGCGGTCAAGGGGGCGAAGCTGCGCACGCCTGCGGGTAAGGGTATTTTGCCCGGCACGACGCAAGCGGCGCTCTTCGAATACGCCTCCGATCAGGGCTATCGCTGCAAGGCGAAGGAGCTTGACCTGCGCTACCTCGAGGAAGCCGACTCGGTGTGGCTTGTGTCTTCAGTGCGCACGGCGGTGCGCGTGACGCGCCTCGATGGCAAGAAGCTCAAGGCGCCGGCGAACGCGGAGGAAATACGCGCGCTGATCGACGCCGCCCTGGCGCGCTAG
- a CDS encoding CAF17-like 4Fe-4S cluster assembly/insertion protein YgfZ, whose amino-acid sequence MSYSSPLLSRPGATEFQGSTLVDVSGVPWHYGNPLVEQRAVETGSAIIDRSHRRVIAVSGPDARAFLHNLLSQKLDDVDSGFSAGALDLNIQGHVLHHMDLSFDGDTFYLDVPTAQFESLRDFLTAMVFWSQVTVEEADAAVITVLGQSLQQPSAALVERSVQWPGCPRQDFLVPRQRLDAAVTELEKQGGSLAGLMAYTAERVRAREPERAADLDEKTIAHEVPQWIRRNDDVPAFVHLEKGCYRGQETVARVENLGRSPRLLVMLYLDGSAPERPDSGADITLGGRRVGRLGTVVEDCDYGPIALGLIKRSALNNGDLNIGSVAASVEPESIPTDEGPKAGRAAVDRLRGK is encoded by the coding sequence GTGAGTTACTCTTCGCCACTTCTTTCCCGGCCCGGAGCTACTGAGTTCCAGGGCAGCACGCTTGTCGATGTCTCCGGGGTCCCCTGGCACTATGGAAACCCCCTTGTGGAGCAGCGCGCGGTAGAGACAGGTTCCGCCATCATCGACCGCTCCCATCGCCGCGTCATCGCGGTGTCTGGCCCCGATGCCCGTGCCTTCCTGCATAACCTGCTGAGCCAGAAGCTCGACGATGTAGACAGCGGCTTTTCCGCAGGCGCTCTTGACCTCAACATTCAGGGCCACGTCCTACACCACATGGATCTGTCCTTCGACGGGGACACCTTTTACCTCGACGTGCCCACAGCACAGTTCGAGTCTTTGCGAGATTTCCTTACCGCCATGGTGTTCTGGTCCCAGGTCACCGTGGAGGAAGCAGACGCGGCGGTCATCACGGTTCTGGGGCAGTCGCTGCAGCAGCCCTCGGCGGCCTTGGTCGAGCGTTCTGTGCAGTGGCCGGGCTGTCCACGCCAGGATTTCCTCGTGCCGCGCCAGCGGCTCGATGCTGCCGTAACAGAGCTGGAGAAGCAGGGCGGAAGCTTAGCGGGTCTCATGGCATATACCGCAGAGCGAGTGCGCGCACGTGAGCCCGAACGGGCTGCTGACCTCGATGAGAAAACCATCGCCCATGAGGTTCCACAATGGATCCGGCGCAACGACGATGTGCCCGCATTCGTTCATCTAGAAAAAGGTTGCTACCGCGGACAGGAGACAGTAGCGCGCGTAGAGAACCTCGGCCGCTCTCCCCGTTTGCTGGTGATGCTTTACCTCGACGGGTCCGCTCCAGAGCGCCCCGATAGCGGCGCCGACATTACGCTCGGGGGGCGGCGCGTTGGCCGGCTCGGCACCGTGGTGGAGGACTGCGATTATGGCCCCATCGCACTTGGTCTGATTAAGCGCAGCGCTCTCAACAACGGGGATCTGAACATTGGCTCTGTGGCAGCTTCGGTTGAACCAGAGTCCATCCCCACCGATGAGGGCCCCAAGGCCGGGCGCGCCGCTGTGGACCGCCTGCGCGGAAAGTAG
- a CDS encoding DUF3073 domain-containing protein encodes MGRGRAKAKQTKVARQLKYNSPEMDLDSLQRELASQNSKRSRDEDEDPYSEYADYEDYADRWNSDEWDEDDSDAR; translated from the coding sequence ATGGGACGCGGACGCGCAAAGGCAAAGCAGACCAAAGTTGCACGCCAGCTGAAGTACAATTCGCCCGAGATGGACCTGGATTCGCTCCAGCGTGAACTCGCCTCACAGAACTCCAAGCGCTCCCGCGATGAGGACGAGGACCCGTACTCGGAGTACGCGGATTACGAAGACTATGCGGATCGCTGGAACTCGGACGAGTGGGATGAGGATGATTCCGACGCGCGCTAA
- the purM gene encoding phosphoribosylformylglycinamidine cyclo-ligase, whose protein sequence is MSENTYAAAGVNIEEGDRAVELITPHAKRATRPEVMGGLGGFAGLFKLGDYKEPVLAAGSDGVGTKLAVAQAMDKHDTIGIDLVAMCVDDLVVCGAEPLFLQDYIAVGEVVPEKVAEIVKGIAEGCVQAGAALLGGETAEHPGVMGKDEYDVSATAVGVVEADELLGPDKVRDGDVLIAMKSSGLHSNGYSLARYVLLEQAGLPLDGYMEDLGRTLGEELLEPTRIYAKDCLALVSECAVSTFCHVTGGGLAGNLERVIPEGLTAEVSRSTWTPGQIFKTISSVGKVALEEMEKTFNMGVGMIAVVAPEDRERALAMMTARHVEAWELGTVRVAEEGEPRVLMTGEHPGF, encoded by the coding sequence ATGAGCGAGAACACGTATGCTGCCGCCGGCGTCAACATTGAGGAAGGCGACCGCGCAGTAGAGCTAATTACCCCCCACGCCAAACGTGCCACCCGCCCCGAGGTGATGGGTGGGCTCGGCGGATTCGCCGGCCTGTTCAAACTGGGGGACTACAAGGAGCCGGTCCTCGCAGCTGGCTCTGATGGCGTGGGTACCAAGCTGGCCGTGGCCCAGGCCATGGATAAGCACGACACCATCGGCATCGACCTCGTCGCCATGTGCGTGGATGATCTCGTCGTGTGCGGAGCCGAGCCGCTTTTCCTGCAGGACTACATCGCGGTGGGCGAGGTTGTTCCGGAAAAGGTAGCGGAGATTGTGAAGGGCATTGCTGAGGGCTGCGTCCAGGCTGGTGCTGCCCTCCTCGGCGGTGAGACCGCGGAGCACCCAGGCGTCATGGGCAAGGATGAATACGACGTCTCCGCCACCGCCGTTGGCGTGGTGGAGGCCGATGAGCTCCTCGGCCCAGACAAGGTACGTGACGGCGACGTCCTGATCGCTATGAAGTCCTCTGGTTTGCACTCCAACGGCTACTCCTTGGCGCGCTACGTCCTCCTGGAGCAGGCCGGTTTGCCGCTTGACGGCTATATGGAAGACCTGGGCCGTACTCTCGGTGAGGAACTACTGGAGCCTACCCGTATCTACGCCAAGGACTGCCTGGCCCTGGTCTCTGAGTGCGCGGTGTCCACCTTCTGCCACGTCACCGGCGGTGGCCTCGCTGGCAACCTGGAGCGCGTCATCCCGGAGGGCCTGACCGCTGAGGTGAGCCGCTCGACGTGGACTCCGGGCCAGATCTTCAAGACCATTTCCTCGGTGGGCAAGGTGGCGCTCGAAGAGATGGAGAAGACCTTCAACATGGGCGTCGGCATGATCGCCGTCGTTGCGCCGGAGGATCGCGAGCGCGCACTGGCCATGATGACTGCCCGCCACGTTGAAGCATGGGAGCTGGGCACCGTCCGCGTTGCCGAAGAAGGCGAGCCGCGCGTTCTGATGACGGGCGAGCACCCAGGGTTCTAG
- the purF gene encoding amidophosphoribosyltransferase — MTKPLSTDPSLDPEPREECGVFGVWAPGEEVSKLTYFGLFALQHRGQEAAGIAVGDDDRIVVFKDMGLVSNVFDESILTSLHGNVAVGHTRYSTAGGKEWSNVQPMFGTSPSGVDIALGHNGNLVNYQELRTKAVERGLIKPQEESVSDSMCLSILLADGVSEDSSVFDSALQLLPTVKGAYCLTFTDGHTLYAARDPHGVRPLALGRLNTGWVVASETCALDIVGAQFIREIEPGELVAIDETGIRSERFAETKRHGCVFEYVYLARPDTNIKGRSVNATRVEIGRRLARQYPAPDADMVIPVPESGNPAAVGYARESGLTFAHGLVKNSYVGRTFIQPTQSQRQMGIRLKLNPLREVIEGKSIVVVDDSIVRGNTQRALIRMLREAGAAEVHVRIASPPVKWPCFYGIDFASPGELIANANPSDDPEEVAQTICTAIGADSLGFVSTDEMVAATQQPRNELCCACFDGKYPLGLPAGNPNAEAVRTLQGSTTN, encoded by the coding sequence ATGACTAAGCCCCTGTCTACGGATCCCAGCCTGGATCCGGAGCCCCGCGAAGAATGCGGAGTCTTTGGTGTTTGGGCACCAGGAGAAGAGGTTTCCAAGTTAACCTACTTCGGACTTTTCGCCCTCCAGCACCGCGGTCAAGAGGCCGCCGGCATCGCGGTCGGGGATGATGACCGCATTGTTGTCTTCAAAGACATGGGCCTAGTCTCCAATGTCTTCGATGAATCCATCCTCACCTCACTGCACGGAAACGTGGCCGTCGGCCACACGCGTTATTCCACTGCGGGTGGCAAGGAATGGTCGAATGTACAGCCGATGTTTGGGACGTCGCCCAGCGGCGTCGACATCGCGCTTGGTCACAACGGAAACTTGGTGAACTACCAGGAGCTGCGCACCAAGGCTGTGGAACGCGGGCTCATCAAACCGCAGGAAGAGTCCGTTTCGGACTCCATGTGTCTGTCCATCTTGTTGGCTGATGGCGTGAGCGAAGACAGTAGCGTGTTCGATTCCGCTTTGCAGCTCTTGCCCACCGTGAAAGGAGCGTACTGCCTGACCTTTACGGACGGGCACACCCTCTACGCCGCCCGCGACCCGCATGGCGTGCGCCCGCTTGCCCTCGGTCGGCTCAACACGGGCTGGGTGGTAGCCAGTGAGACCTGTGCGCTCGATATCGTCGGCGCGCAATTTATTCGGGAGATCGAACCGGGCGAACTCGTTGCTATCGATGAGACGGGCATTCGCTCCGAGCGCTTTGCAGAAACTAAGCGCCACGGCTGCGTCTTCGAATATGTCTACCTGGCGCGGCCGGATACCAATATCAAGGGCCGTTCGGTCAACGCTACGCGCGTGGAAATTGGGCGTCGTCTAGCGCGCCAGTACCCAGCACCCGATGCGGACATGGTGATCCCCGTTCCTGAGTCCGGCAACCCGGCCGCCGTGGGATATGCCCGCGAATCCGGGCTGACCTTTGCGCATGGCTTAGTGAAGAACTCCTATGTGGGGCGCACCTTCATCCAGCCCACACAGTCCCAGCGGCAGATGGGCATTCGCCTCAAGCTCAATCCGCTGCGGGAGGTCATCGAAGGCAAGTCCATCGTGGTGGTGGATGATTCGATCGTGCGTGGTAACACGCAGCGCGCACTAATCCGGATGCTACGGGAAGCCGGCGCTGCCGAAGTTCACGTGCGCATTGCCTCCCCGCCGGTGAAGTGGCCATGCTTCTACGGCATCGACTTTGCCTCGCCAGGCGAGCTTATTGCCAATGCCAACCCCTCCGATGATCCGGAAGAAGTAGCACAGACCATCTGCACTGCGATCGGTGCGGATTCGCTGGGCTTCGTCTCCACCGATGAGATGGTGGCGGCTACCCAACAGCCACGCAACGAACTGTGCTGCGCATGCTTCGATGGGAAGTACCCACTCGGACTGCCCGCCGGAAACCCGAATGCTGAGGCCGTGCGCACCCTGCAGGGCTCGACGACAAACTAA
- a CDS encoding sterol carrier family protein yields MKKAVDAATTRAAVEAVEEWIRDPEGVEKPGRPALAKATRTTARLLEADAPGHSVELRVPPFVAVQCIAGPRHTRGTPPNVVETDPQTWLQLATGVLDWEQALHDGRVDASGSRSHEIAGCLPVIPLVFTGRNG; encoded by the coding sequence ATGAAAAAGGCTGTTGATGCCGCCACCACCCGCGCTGCTGTCGAAGCGGTGGAGGAGTGGATCCGTGACCCTGAAGGGGTGGAAAAACCAGGTCGCCCGGCCCTTGCGAAAGCCACTCGGACCACAGCTCGCCTGTTGGAGGCGGACGCGCCGGGTCACTCCGTGGAATTGCGGGTCCCCCCATTCGTGGCAGTGCAGTGTATCGCCGGGCCTCGGCACACCCGGGGTACTCCTCCGAATGTGGTGGAGACGGATCCCCAGACGTGGTTGCAGCTGGCCACGGGCGTCCTGGACTGGGAGCAGGCGCTTCACGACGGCCGCGTGGACGCCTCCGGCTCCCGTTCTCACGAGATCGCTGGCTGCCTGCCCGTGATTCCGTTAGTTTTCACTGGCCGGAACGGCTAG